The segment GCCAGGTGCTGCTTGGGCAGCGCCTGAATAAACCAGCACAAGGTTATTGGTTCGTCCCTGGTGGACGCGTATTAAAAGACGAAACCTTGTCGATGGCATTTGCTCGATTAACGAAAGAAGAGTTAGGGGTTGAGTTGCAACTGTCTGATGCGGCCTTAATTGGTCCATTTGAACATTTTTATGATGATAACTTCTCGGGTGATGACTTCACTACGCATTACGTTGTACTGGGTTATCGTCTAAAGCTTGATGTACCGCTGACGCACTTACCCAAAGAGCAGCATGGTCACTATCAATGGTTTGATGTGGCAACCTTACTTAATACTGACGATGTTCATCGTCATACCAAGCTTTATTTTCTCTAAACAAAAGAAGAACGGATTATGCTTCTACCTGTAATCATGGCAGGCGGCTCAGGTAGCCGCCTGTGGCCGTTATCCCGTACCCTTTATCCGAAACAGTTTTTAGCGTTAACTTCGAATGCAACCATGTTGCAGGAAACGGTTAAGCGTCTTGATGGTATTGACCATCAAGCCCCATTACTGATTTGTAATGAAGAGCATCGCTTTATTGTGGCAGAGCAATTGCGCAAAGGCGGGATGGATAATAGTGGGATTATCTTAGAGCCAGTTGGACGTAATACCGCTCCAGCTATTGCACTCGCAGCACTCAAAGCTGTAGTCAATGATGAAGACCCATTATTGTTAGTATTAGCGGCTGACCATGTCATTCAAGATACAGATGCTTTTTTAGCGTCAGTCCAACACGCTAAAGCAGAAGCAGAAAAAGGCAAACTTGTCACTTTTGGTATTGTGCCGACACATCCAGAAACAGGATATGGTTATATTGCTCGTGGTGATGCAATTAATAACAATGCTTATTATGTAAATGCTTTTAAAGAAAAGCCTGTTTTAGAGTTGGCAAAAAAATATGTCAATAGTGGTGAGTATTATTGGAATAGCGGTATGTTTCTTTTTAAGGCTTCCCGTTATTTAGCAGAATTAGAGAAATATTCCCCTGATATTTTAAAAGCTTGTCAAGCTGCTATTAATACAGCTACACAAGATCTAGATTTTACGCGATTAGATAAAGATATTTTTGAATGTTGTCCTGATGACTCCATTGATTACGCTGTAATGGAAAATACAAAAGATGCCGTTGTGGTGCCAATGGATGCGAAC is part of the Photobacterium angustum genome and harbors:
- a CDS encoding GDP-mannose mannosyl hydrolase, whose product is MTQRLDTHTFQTVVAHTPLISLDLIVENAEGQVLLGQRLNKPAQGYWFVPGGRVLKDETLSMAFARLTKEELGVELQLSDAALIGPFEHFYDDNFSGDDFTTHYVVLGYRLKLDVPLTHLPKEQHGHYQWFDVATLLNTDDVHRHTKLYFL
- a CDS encoding mannose-1-phosphate guanylyltransferase/mannose-6-phosphate isomerase; the encoded protein is MLLPVIMAGGSGSRLWPLSRTLYPKQFLALTSNATMLQETVKRLDGIDHQAPLLICNEEHRFIVAEQLRKGGMDNSGIILEPVGRNTAPAIALAALKAVVNDEDPLLLVLAADHVIQDTDAFLASVQHAKAEAEKGKLVTFGIVPTHPETGYGYIARGDAINNNAYYVNAFKEKPVLELAKKYVNSGEYYWNSGMFLFKASRYLAELEKYSPDILKACQAAINTATQDLDFTRLDKDIFECCPDDSIDYAVMENTKDAVVVPMDANWSDVGSWSALWEVNEKDASGNATRGDVLVENTSNSYIFSQNKLVATVGVDDLIVVETKDAVLVAHKDKVQDVKGIVGQLKQASRYEYLQHREVYRPWGTHDEIAEGDRFHVKHVMVKPGERTATQMHYHRAEHWVIVKGTAKVINGDKSYLLSENESTYIPIGSPHSIANPGQIPLELIEVRSGAYLSEDDVVRLEDYGVGY